In Arthrobacter sp. CDRTa11, one DNA window encodes the following:
- a CDS encoding arsenic resistance protein: MGIVKMGTAAAWMERHQIGLYLAAIIGGGAAGWLAPHSAGALEQAINPVLGLLLYATFLGIPLAAIGTAIRDLRFMATVLILNFAVVPVVVFALTRFIAGDQALLVGVLLVLLTPCIDYVIVFTGLAGGANDRLLAASPVLMLAQMMLLPLYLLVFVGPDVVSVIHPGPFVQALVGFILVPLALAALTQALARRAKAGRVIMALMHTLMVPLMMATLAVVVGSQIVGVRHELGALLAVVPLYAAFLLVMVPVGMLAARQARLDVPATRAVVFSGATRNSLVILPLALALPEPLALAALVVVTQTLVELIGMLLYVRFLPLLIPAARREQLT; encoded by the coding sequence ATGGGCATCGTGAAGATGGGGACCGCGGCCGCGTGGATGGAGAGGCACCAGATCGGGTTGTATCTCGCCGCGATCATCGGCGGCGGTGCGGCGGGATGGCTGGCACCCCACTCCGCCGGAGCCCTTGAGCAGGCGATCAATCCCGTCCTTGGCCTGCTGCTCTACGCCACCTTCCTGGGCATTCCCCTGGCCGCAATCGGCACTGCCATCAGGGATCTGCGGTTCATGGCCACGGTGCTGATCCTCAACTTCGCCGTGGTGCCCGTGGTGGTGTTTGCGCTGACCCGGTTCATCGCCGGTGATCAGGCCTTGCTGGTTGGCGTCCTCTTGGTCCTCCTGACGCCCTGCATCGACTACGTCATCGTGTTCACGGGCCTCGCCGGCGGGGCGAATGACCGCCTGCTGGCTGCTTCACCGGTGCTGATGCTGGCGCAGATGATGCTGCTGCCGCTGTACCTGCTGGTTTTCGTGGGCCCGGATGTAGTGTCAGTGATCCACCCAGGCCCTTTCGTTCAGGCACTGGTGGGATTCATCCTGGTTCCTTTGGCCCTGGCCGCACTCACCCAGGCACTGGCCCGCCGGGCGAAAGCGGGACGGGTCATCATGGCACTGATGCACACCCTGATGGTCCCGCTGATGATGGCAACCCTGGCAGTTGTTGTGGGCTCGCAGATTGTGGGAGTCCGGCACGAACTGGGCGCGCTTCTGGCGGTGGTTCCGCTGTATGCCGCGTTCCTGCTGGTGATGGTGCCCGTGGGAATGCTTGCGGCCAGGCAGGCCCGCCTGGACGTTCCCGCCACCCGTGCCGTGGTGTTCAGCGGGGCCACACGAAATTCCCTGGTGATCCTTCCGCTTGCGCTGGCTTTGCCCGAACCCCTGGCCCTGGCCGCACTGGTGGTGGTCACCCAGACCCTCGTGGAACTCATCGGCATGCTCCTCTACGTCCGGTTCCTGCCGCTCCTCATCCCGGCGGCCCGGCGCGAACAGCTCACCTAA
- a CDS encoding collagen-binding domain-containing protein, giving the protein MSGFAGAIAGGAALLAVAMGTTVAASATSGSTACLNPLAETHNFTVMVEDNAMLGAAGAGGEIEGSLAAGGNVGFGLYNLLDNADGSPLPTVASPATQLLVGGTVDYSSGQRLDLNAGFGKIADTTDLSVTADGRLILDDANRYVKSQFGAGQHSVSDYTAAAGTFSGAFPADYFDRLRSLSTQYSALEAGDGTAMVAATGSGELHLVLQEGKTNVWNVNAADVSAATAVTFDGATPSATTRLVINVSSGGSADVGGLRFNGDPVSDRYFAPWVVWNFQGWENLRLVGATEMSGTLLAPDSALDYNRNNPFRGQIIAESIDITGAGEIHHWSHEAAPCGDEPIGTATPTPEITVTPTPEVTVTPTPEVNVVRSPEATGTPSPETSVAPSATVVALSPEAAPTAPSTSTEQQLAATGFDRLWLVTAALVLLFGGALALAMTRIRQARRTAGNEGRH; this is encoded by the coding sequence GTGTCAGGATTCGCCGGCGCTATTGCCGGCGGAGCGGCTCTGCTCGCTGTTGCGATGGGAACCACAGTCGCAGCTTCCGCCACGTCTGGGTCCACTGCCTGCCTGAACCCGCTGGCGGAGACGCATAACTTCACGGTGATGGTGGAAGACAATGCGATGCTTGGCGCAGCCGGAGCCGGCGGTGAGATCGAGGGAAGCCTGGCAGCGGGCGGAAACGTAGGGTTTGGCCTGTACAACCTCCTGGACAACGCCGACGGCAGCCCGCTGCCTACGGTCGCCAGCCCGGCCACTCAGCTGCTGGTGGGAGGAACAGTTGACTACTCCAGCGGGCAGCGGCTGGACCTGAACGCAGGATTCGGCAAGATCGCAGACACAACCGATTTGAGTGTTACGGCAGATGGGCGGCTCATCCTGGATGACGCCAACCGCTACGTAAAGTCACAGTTTGGTGCCGGCCAGCACAGCGTTTCGGACTACACAGCGGCTGCGGGAACGTTCAGCGGGGCTTTCCCGGCTGATTACTTTGACCGTCTGCGGAGCCTCTCCACGCAGTATTCGGCCCTGGAAGCAGGGGATGGCACCGCCATGGTGGCTGCCACGGGGAGCGGCGAACTCCATCTGGTCCTGCAGGAAGGAAAAACCAACGTCTGGAACGTCAACGCTGCCGATGTCTCCGCCGCCACGGCAGTCACCTTCGACGGAGCCACACCGAGTGCCACCACTCGCCTGGTCATCAACGTGAGCTCCGGCGGTTCCGCCGACGTCGGAGGGTTGCGTTTCAACGGCGATCCGGTCTCTGACCGATACTTCGCCCCCTGGGTTGTCTGGAACTTCCAGGGCTGGGAAAACCTGCGCCTGGTGGGGGCCACCGAAATGAGCGGCACGTTGCTGGCTCCCGATTCCGCCCTGGACTATAACCGCAACAACCCATTCCGGGGTCAAATCATTGCCGAGAGCATCGATATCACCGGGGCCGGAGAAATCCACCACTGGAGCCATGAAGCCGCGCCTTGCGGCGACGAGCCCATTGGCACGGCGACGCCGACGCCGGAAATTACGGTTACGCCGACGCCGGAGGTCACCGTGACGCCGACGCCGGAAGTGAACGTTGTGCGCTCACCAGAGGCCACGGGGACGCCTTCGCCAGAGACTTCTGTTGCCCCCTCCGCAACTGTGGTGGCCTTGTCGCCGGAGGCCGCCCCAACCGCGCCCAGCACTTCAACTGAGCAGCAGCTGGCCGCCACCGGTTTCGACCGCCTCTGGCTGGTCACGGCAGCCCTCGTTCTGCTGTTCGGAGGCGCATTGGCCTTGGCCATGACCCGCATCCGCCAGGCAAGGCGAACGGCAGGGAACGAAGGCCGGCACTAA
- a CDS encoding GAF and ANTAR domain-containing protein, whose product MNPDQTSAGPGGPEAPFDGGPGFPDDPAEGARRLQEFVMESPDVGLFLTELATMAASALSTQDNPVACGVTVLRERKPRVAASSDARAQSLDETQNGFGDGPCLTALRQESSVLVPELLGETRWPDYTRAAVQQGIRSILAVPLELAGEAEGVVNLYSGQPGGFLEEDVRTAANFVANASRSLRLALRMARLRDVRDDLMAAVQSRTAIDMAVGAIMAQNHCSQAEAFQILNRASNTRNVKLRDIASTVISSIGRKSNGGSSNGGSPNGGSPNGGPGTKTR is encoded by the coding sequence GTGAACCCGGATCAGACATCTGCCGGTCCCGGCGGGCCGGAGGCACCGTTCGACGGCGGCCCCGGGTTCCCGGACGACCCCGCCGAGGGCGCCCGGCGGCTTCAGGAATTTGTGATGGAGAGCCCCGACGTGGGACTTTTCCTTACGGAACTGGCCACCATGGCCGCATCCGCCCTCTCCACCCAGGACAATCCGGTGGCGTGCGGCGTGACGGTCCTCCGGGAGCGGAAGCCCAGGGTGGCCGCCAGCAGTGATGCCCGGGCGCAGTCACTTGACGAAACGCAGAACGGCTTTGGCGACGGCCCCTGCCTGACCGCGCTGCGGCAGGAAAGCAGCGTCCTGGTTCCTGAGCTCCTCGGCGAGACGCGCTGGCCGGACTATACCCGTGCCGCTGTGCAGCAGGGCATCCGGTCCATTCTTGCCGTGCCGCTCGAGTTGGCAGGCGAGGCAGAAGGCGTGGTGAACCTTTACTCCGGCCAGCCCGGCGGTTTCTTGGAGGAGGACGTGCGGACAGCCGCCAACTTCGTGGCCAACGCATCACGTTCGCTGCGCCTGGCCCTGCGGATGGCTCGCCTGCGCGATGTCCGCGACGACCTCATGGCAGCAGTCCAGTCCCGGACCGCGATCGACATGGCCGTGGGCGCAATCATGGCGCAGAACCACTGCAGCCAGGCGGAGGCCTTCCAGATACTCAACCGGGCCTCCAACACCCGCAACGTCAAACTGCGCGATATTGCGTCCACTGTCATCTCGTCCATCGGCAGGAAGTCCAACGGCGGCTCTTCCAACGGTGGGTCACCGAACGGCGGGTCACCGAATGGCGGCCCCGGGACGAAGACGCGCTGA
- a CDS encoding cation diffusion facilitator family transporter has product MSKQAPSAGGGHDHPHDGDAHHTHDSGGHDHPHDGDAHHTHDSGGHDHPHDGGTHHAHDHHPHEGATHTHSHHPHDHQHGTGLKGWLRELFVPHSHDSADSLDDALESSAMGIRAVKVSLLGLGATSLFQLAIVLISGSVALLADTVHNFSDALTAVPLWIAFLLGRRPATRTYPYGFGKAEDLAGLFIVAMIALSAVVAGVESIRRFFEPQPVQNLGWVLAAGLVGFAGNELVAMYRIRVGRRIGSAALVADGVHARTDGFTSLAVVAGVIGIWLGFPLADPTVGLLISAAIAVLLWGTVRDVGRRLMDGVDPALSDSLERLVHDLAPQGSSGRLRWSGHRLHAEITVPADNAVLLEDFADSVSRLEQAARSSLPNLGSVTVVPALRPAS; this is encoded by the coding sequence ATGAGTAAGCAGGCACCTTCCGCCGGAGGCGGCCATGATCACCCGCACGACGGCGACGCTCACCACACGCACGACAGCGGCGGCCATGATCACCCGCACGACGGCGACGCTCACCACACGCACGACAGCGGCGGCCATGATCACCCGCACGACGGCGGCACTCACCACGCGCACGATCACCACCCGCATGAGGGCGCCACTCACACCCACAGCCACCACCCCCACGACCATCAGCATGGCACCGGGCTGAAGGGCTGGCTGCGCGAGCTGTTCGTCCCGCATTCCCACGACTCCGCAGATTCCCTGGACGACGCCCTGGAATCCAGCGCCATGGGGATCCGTGCCGTGAAGGTGTCGCTCCTGGGCCTCGGCGCCACGTCACTCTTCCAGCTGGCCATCGTGCTTATCAGCGGATCGGTGGCCCTGCTCGCCGACACCGTCCACAACTTCTCCGATGCGCTGACGGCCGTCCCGCTATGGATCGCGTTCCTGCTCGGACGCAGGCCCGCGACTCGCACGTACCCGTACGGCTTCGGCAAGGCCGAGGACCTGGCGGGGCTGTTCATTGTGGCAATGATCGCTCTCTCGGCAGTAGTGGCTGGCGTCGAATCCATCCGGCGGTTCTTTGAGCCCCAGCCCGTCCAGAACCTGGGCTGGGTCCTGGCCGCGGGGCTGGTGGGCTTTGCAGGCAACGAGCTGGTGGCAATGTACCGGATCAGGGTGGGCCGGAGGATTGGCTCCGCGGCGTTGGTGGCCGATGGCGTCCATGCGCGGACCGACGGTTTCACCTCACTGGCCGTGGTGGCAGGGGTGATCGGCATCTGGCTGGGATTCCCGCTCGCGGACCCGACTGTTGGCCTGCTGATCTCCGCCGCAATAGCCGTACTCCTGTGGGGGACGGTCCGGGATGTGGGGCGCCGCCTGATGGACGGTGTGGATCCCGCGCTCTCTGACAGCCTTGAACGCCTGGTCCATGACCTTGCACCTCAGGGCAGCTCGGGCCGGCTGCGCTGGAGCGGTCACCGGCTGCACGCCGAAATCACGGTTCCGGCGGATAACGCCGTGCTGCTGGAGGACTTCGCGGACTCCGTGTCCAGGCTGGAGCAGGCTGCCCGGAGCAGCCTGCCGAACCTGGGATCGGTCACGGTGGTGCCGGCGCTCAGGCCTGCTTCCTGA
- a CDS encoding ArsR/SmtB family transcription factor produces MNADTKACGLTPDSQYVELAVEVFAMLADATRVRLILALRQGGELPVNTLAEKAGKSAAAVSQHLAKMRLARMVSTRQEGTKVYYRLQDGHAWQLVADAIHQAEHALGTAPHHGTVPHETTPHRSQEAGHE; encoded by the coding sequence ATGAATGCAGATACGAAGGCATGCGGACTGACTCCGGACAGCCAATACGTCGAACTGGCCGTGGAAGTGTTCGCGATGCTGGCCGACGCCACACGGGTGCGGCTGATTCTGGCACTCCGGCAAGGCGGCGAGTTGCCCGTTAACACCCTCGCTGAAAAGGCGGGGAAATCGGCCGCCGCCGTATCGCAGCATCTGGCCAAAATGCGGCTGGCCCGGATGGTTTCGACGCGCCAGGAGGGAACCAAGGTCTACTACAGGCTGCAGGACGGCCATGCCTGGCAGCTCGTCGCCGATGCCATCCACCAGGCCGAACACGCCCTGGGCACGGCGCCGCATCATGGGACCGTGCCTCATGAAACCACGCCGCATCGCTCACAGGAGGCCGGCCATGAGTAA
- a CDS encoding Hsp20/alpha crystallin family protein, protein MNSIIRRAGSDIAEPLRRFLEGDMGPWLRVEEYRDGGDMVVKAEVPGIDPDKDVDITLIGSDLRIEVRHEEKSEHRDKRGYRSEFRYGTFSRTVALPGPVNESDIHASYTDGVLEVRVPVPDETTTASRKIRVSRANAGTSNAGTSSGMGSAGGMGGASGTGTSGTGTTGAGTTGTGNATGTGTTGTGSGYSTGTTSGTTTDPM, encoded by the coding sequence ATGAACAGCATCATCCGCCGGGCAGGCTCTGACATCGCGGAGCCGCTGCGCCGGTTCCTGGAGGGGGACATGGGTCCCTGGCTCCGGGTGGAGGAATACCGCGACGGCGGGGACATGGTTGTCAAAGCCGAAGTTCCCGGCATCGATCCTGACAAGGACGTTGACATCACGCTTATCGGCAGTGACCTGAGGATCGAAGTGAGGCACGAGGAAAAGTCCGAGCACAGGGACAAGCGGGGATACCGCTCCGAGTTCCGCTACGGCACCTTCTCCCGCACGGTAGCCCTCCCAGGCCCGGTCAATGAGAGCGACATCCACGCTTCCTATACCGACGGCGTCCTTGAAGTCCGGGTGCCCGTCCCGGATGAGACCACCACCGCATCACGGAAAATCCGCGTTTCGCGCGCAAACGCAGGGACCTCAAACGCAGGGACCTCGAGCGGCATGGGCAGCGCAGGCGGCATGGGTGGCGCTTCCGGTACAGGCACCAGCGGCACCGGTACAACCGGCGCGGGCACCACTGGCACGGGAAATGCAACGGGCACAGGCACAACCGGCACTGGCAGCGGCTACAGCACTGGTACCACTTCCGGCACCACCACCGACCCCATGTAA
- a CDS encoding DUF4193 domain-containing protein, with product MSVDYDAPRLAPEDESNEPLDVLKTEKSATRGAVPDLDEADLADSFELPGADLSNEELLVHVIPVQSDEFTCMSCFLVHHRSQLAREKDGKKYCKECEG from the coding sequence ATGTCAGTCGACTACGATGCTCCGCGCTTGGCGCCCGAGGATGAGTCGAACGAGCCCCTGGATGTGCTGAAGACCGAGAAAAGTGCCACTCGAGGCGCTGTACCGGACTTGGACGAGGCGGACCTGGCGGACAGCTTTGAGCTGCCCGGTGCTGATCTTTCCAACGAGGAACTGCTGGTCCACGTGATCCCGGTCCAGTCCGACGAGTTCACCTGTATGTCCTGCTTCCTGGTCCACCACCGCAGCCAGCTGGCCCGCGAGAAGGACGGCAAGAAGTACTGCAAGGAGTGCGAGGGCTAG
- a CDS encoding GAF and ANTAR domain-containing protein — MAAEIVEESFPDVAPHLQDLVLDNPDVEQFLQDLAVYSGERLSVPDHEVFCGITLIRRKKATTVASSNPCARLMDELQNKYGDGPCLTAMREMVTVHVPDLSLETRWPGYVRAVVGQGTESLLSVPLPLEGETRGALNLYSQRTHAFTVESIAAVEAFCEQASKGLRLALRMGQLQDTKENMTAAMQSRTVIDLATGAIMAQNRCSQDEAFKVLVRASSTRNMKLHDVATGVIASISRSSEVVTFFDE; from the coding sequence GTGGCCGCTGAAATCGTAGAAGAATCTTTCCCTGACGTTGCTCCGCATCTTCAGGACCTGGTGCTGGACAACCCCGACGTGGAGCAGTTCCTGCAGGATCTGGCCGTGTACTCCGGCGAGCGGCTCAGTGTCCCGGACCACGAAGTCTTCTGCGGAATTACCCTCATCAGAAGGAAGAAGGCCACCACGGTCGCCAGCAGCAATCCCTGCGCCCGGCTGATGGACGAGCTGCAGAACAAGTACGGTGACGGGCCGTGCCTTACCGCCATGCGCGAGATGGTCACTGTGCATGTTCCTGACCTCAGCCTTGAGACCCGGTGGCCCGGCTATGTCCGGGCTGTTGTCGGCCAGGGAACGGAGTCCCTCCTGAGCGTGCCGCTTCCACTGGAGGGCGAGACCCGGGGTGCCCTGAACCTGTACAGCCAGCGGACCCATGCGTTTACGGTTGAGAGCATCGCCGCCGTCGAAGCTTTTTGTGAACAGGCGTCCAAGGGCCTGCGGCTGGCCCTGCGGATGGGCCAGTTGCAGGACACCAAGGAAAACATGACTGCAGCCATGCAGTCCCGCACCGTGATCGACCTGGCAACCGGCGCCATTATGGCCCAGAACAGATGCAGCCAGGATGAGGCGTTCAAGGTGCTGGTCCGGGCCTCCAGCACCCGCAACATGAAACTGCACGACGTCGCTACCGGCGTCATCGCCTCCATCAGCCGGAGTTCAGAGGTTGTCACCTTCTTCGACGAGTAG